In a single window of the Micrococcaceae bacterium Sec5.7 genome:
- a CDS encoding FAD/NAD(P)-binding protein gives MGTSQGIRTALIGAGPRGTSVLERLLANQASAASSGATSGPLHIDVIDPYPAGPGHVWQPAQSRLYLMNTQSFYPTLIPEDPRLAAPIAGATFDQWRARQQQDPLPSLTVDERAELAGLGSRGFPSRALYGRYLRSTLDELLAQLPDGVTVVFHKASATAVRRSGNGMFDVDLAGGGALTVGSVVLALGHLESRLNAEQRELKDAASRLGLQYLPPAAPADVDWSSVPAGQPVLVRGMGLNFFDVMGQLTEGRGGKFVDGGAGAGGSRAGNGRSTLEYLPSGQEPLIIAASRRGTPYRAKATLAGYYPVSVTLRYFTEAAVVRFVAAGIRPGFDHDLWPLLHRDALWAYYSTLVRSQPDAVTEPAEFLEALEDALHPHAHAAEKWEAAVDAVIAIHVPPLHWLDLPGLAAPLAKRSFASRAELDAAVVDYLLDDARRSALGEDDPVKMAIGALHHGRAVLKSAVADGGITDESWVAGLRGWFESFVEGLASGPPALRAEQLAALAHAGIVRFVGPDPKFGLDRKAGTFTAVSPWVQGGPVEARTMIEALAPANRVAVNESPLLEQLLADGLARPRLMMTAEGSPVQTTGLDVSPHPYRPVGANGAVTDGLYVLGLQLSATQWGTAIAAEAAQQHGPVYASGQRTLRDADEIARHILGLNG, from the coding sequence GTGGGCACATCGCAAGGCATCCGGACAGCGCTGATAGGTGCCGGCCCCCGGGGTACCAGCGTGCTGGAGCGACTGCTCGCTAACCAGGCCTCCGCCGCGTCATCAGGAGCCACATCCGGGCCTCTCCACATCGACGTGATTGATCCCTATCCCGCCGGCCCGGGGCATGTCTGGCAGCCAGCGCAGTCCCGGCTGTACCTCATGAACACACAGTCGTTCTATCCCACGCTTATTCCTGAAGACCCCCGCCTGGCCGCTCCGATTGCCGGCGCCACGTTCGATCAATGGCGTGCCCGGCAGCAACAGGACCCGCTGCCCTCGCTGACCGTCGATGAACGCGCGGAACTTGCAGGCCTCGGGTCGCGCGGCTTTCCCAGCCGCGCACTCTACGGCAGGTATCTCCGCTCCACTCTGGACGAGCTGCTGGCACAGCTGCCCGACGGCGTGACCGTTGTTTTCCATAAAGCGTCCGCCACCGCCGTGCGCCGCTCCGGAAACGGAATGTTCGACGTCGACCTCGCGGGCGGCGGAGCCCTCACGGTCGGTTCCGTGGTGCTGGCGCTTGGCCATTTGGAGTCCCGGCTCAATGCGGAGCAGCGCGAGCTGAAGGATGCCGCCAGCCGGCTTGGGTTGCAGTATCTGCCGCCTGCAGCACCCGCCGACGTCGACTGGTCCAGCGTCCCTGCCGGCCAACCGGTGTTGGTCCGCGGCATGGGGCTGAACTTCTTCGACGTGATGGGCCAGCTCACGGAGGGCCGAGGCGGCAAATTCGTGGACGGCGGCGCAGGTGCGGGTGGCAGCCGTGCCGGGAACGGCCGGTCCACGCTCGAGTACCTGCCTTCCGGTCAGGAGCCGCTGATTATTGCGGCCTCGCGGCGCGGAACGCCCTACCGGGCCAAGGCCACTCTCGCCGGCTATTACCCCGTTTCCGTAACACTGCGCTACTTCACGGAGGCAGCCGTGGTCCGTTTCGTGGCTGCCGGGATCCGCCCAGGGTTTGACCATGATCTGTGGCCCCTGCTGCACCGCGACGCCCTGTGGGCCTACTATTCAACGCTGGTGCGCTCGCAGCCGGACGCGGTCACCGAACCGGCGGAGTTTCTGGAAGCCCTTGAGGACGCGCTCCATCCGCACGCCCACGCGGCCGAGAAGTGGGAGGCGGCCGTAGACGCCGTGATCGCCATCCATGTCCCTCCCCTCCACTGGCTGGACCTTCCGGGCCTGGCGGCTCCTTTGGCCAAGCGCTCCTTTGCCTCCCGTGCGGAACTGGACGCCGCCGTCGTGGATTATCTGCTCGACGATGCCCGCCGCTCAGCCCTTGGCGAGGACGACCCCGTCAAGATGGCAATCGGAGCCCTCCATCACGGGCGTGCCGTCCTCAAGTCGGCAGTGGCCGACGGCGGCATCACCGATGAATCCTGGGTGGCCGGGCTCCGGGGCTGGTTCGAATCCTTTGTGGAAGGGCTGGCCAGCGGGCCGCCTGCTCTCCGCGCCGAGCAGCTCGCGGCCCTGGCCCATGCCGGGATCGTACGTTTCGTGGGACCGGATCCCAAGTTCGGGCTGGACCGCAAAGCCGGGACGTTCACTGCGGTCTCGCCGTGGGTGCAGGGCGGCCCCGTAGAGGCCAGGACCATGATCGAGGCACTGGCCCCCGCCAACCGCGTTGCCGTCAATGAATCGCCGCTTCTGGAGCAGCTCCTCGCTGACGGGCTGGCACGGCCCCGGCTCATGATGACGGCGGAGGGCTCGCCCGTGCAGACGACGGGCCTGGACGTCAGCCCGCACCCGTACCGGCCTGTGGGTGCGAACGGCGCCGTGACTGACGGTCTGTATGTGCTGGGCCTCCAGCTGTCAGCAACCCAGTGGGGCACCGCGATTGCAGCCGAGGCCGCGCAGCAGCACGGGCCCGTGTATGCGAGCGGCCAGCGCACCCTTCGCGACGCCGACGAAATCGCCCGGCACATCCTGGGTCTCAACGGATAG